The genomic segment ATTATAGCGCTGCACGAAAGTTGGCTAAAGTTTGAAGCTCATGACAATTAGCATCAAAGCAATACTTTTTAGAGCTAGATATCACACAGTTTGAAGAttgagagagagaatgatatTAATTGGTGACTAGACCACATCCCGCTTTAATGCCTTGGTTCAAGATAGTGTGCCCGTTGTAAACAGGGAAACTGCGCACACATATACCGCGAAGCGTTACTGGTCTGAAGACATCTTGCAAGCATTGGATAATTGTGTATCTCGCCGTGAGATGGTTATCAATCACGAGGTGTGGAGAGACTTCGAACGGCTCGAAGACGATGTCGAGCAACTAGGGTCAAATAACGATGAGCTTTGCCAATGATGGCACAACATTGTGGATTCGTTAATTCACCATGATGTGGGGCTAGATGAATTAATGGCAGACAAGTACTGGGAAGACGTGTTCCACAACTTCCTTATAGGGCAAAGGAGATTTGATTCATTGAGTTTTGACACTACTTACACTTCAAGCTCAAATTCTATGTGTGTCGTAAACGGAGACACTACGCATATAGGAGCCGTGTACTTGGATGACATTGGCCAACCGCATGCCAAAAATCCACATGGTAAAACACATCCCAACTTGAAAGTTTTCTCAAGACAGTTAGAGAAAAACTGGCTCAAATACACCTAAAACGCTTGTGGGGAACTTGATGAAGACTTGTGGTGGAAAGAGACCACGAGGCAACGAGAACGTTGCTTAAATCCAGTAGGGGAGAATGTCACGGTCCGCAAATCTGTGACTAGTCTATCTCGTATGGACTGCCGAGCCAATCCACATGCAAGGGTCCATCAGTTGTTTCCTTGGTAGCAAAGCAAAATATCCTAGGGCAACTAGAATACTTATCGAAAATAAAGTCTTCTTTGTTGATTACTTGCTCATTAAGAAGGCATATTTTTAGGtctttacttttcttgtaCTCCAAGGAAGTCTATGTTAGATActtttatatttacttttacTTACACATCAAGTTTAGGTCAAGTAGGTTATTACAAATAGCACCTTTAGGAGTCATTGTAAGGCAATCAAATTAGGTTTGCcgaatcaagcaatttacttTGCACTTAGATCTTAggtactttgtttttctctcaTTGGAGTAATAATTCTTATTTATTCTCCCTAATCTCtttcttcatatttatttactttacgTTTCACGTCGATCGTCAATAAACCTCGTTTAGGCTTGCGTAGTCTTACGAACACGAGACTACAGCATCGCACAAAACTTGGCTAAAGTTCCAAGCCCGTGACACAATTCCCTATGCTTATAAAAACTCTTATTTGGTTCAAAGGAAAACAtagaaaaaacaaacaaataatcTTTCCTTCCTTTTCGAATACCCTCTAAATTTCTTCTATATTATTTTGCTGTAGAAAATCATAGAGAAATTTAAGTAATCTGGTCATAACAAGTGGATGCTCATTGGATTAATTTTGTCAGTACGAAACGTAGTCAATTACTGGGTTCCATTGTATCTTCGAGGTTTATCGTTTACAACCCTTTTGCACACTATTAGTGGGGACGACTAAATCTTAAAGACAGTAGCATTGTTACATGCCTTGAAgctattttcttattttctagTTATGTGATCTAACAAATTATGGGAACTTATAACTGATTATGTGGCTCAGTCTTCAATGAAGGAAAATTTCAAAGCCTGGGTACGTCAATTATTTGGCAATTTAATTAGTTAGGCTTTAACTATCATGATTAAGAAATGGGTTGCCAATCGTGATCGAACTAATCATACATGGCTAGATGATCTAAGTGAGAAGAGAAAGTGAGAGAAAAATCATAAAAGAAATCCAAaaaatgttcatttttttttcattaattaaacaagcaaaaaataaattgattgcAAAAGAATGGTTTTTAATGTctttttacaaaaagaaaaattaattgaaaatttaacacCATTACTCTTTTtgagaacaaaagaaaaataaaaggttttatgtaagaaaaaaaataacttgaGGATGCTATGTGAGAAAATATCATACCATAAGGAGTTTATGTGGAGTTTACCTTATTCAAAATGGACAATCTCACCCCAAAATATGAAATGACATTaacatatattaaaaaattactgaACTATCTATGACCTTAAAACACTAGAATCCAATAAAAAACATTGATAAACACATTAAAGTCATTTGGTgtttagagtttttttttcttgtcaatcgTTGCATCGTAGTTTGGTTATTTGGGAGAAGGAGATTTGAatggttttcctttttctttctttctttttttctaaatttgttATTAGTCATCTTCTACCACTGATTCTTCAATAGCAGAatagggaaaaagaaaaaaaaaatgacactCATGAACCAAAAAAGATCGCTGAGATTTTTGGAAGAAATCGAAAAACTAATGTGGACCATAAACCCTAAATTCAAATCCATTACCATAACTCCTATGTTGAATATGTTGGCGCTATTTGGCTTGACGAAGGCATTGAAGGCTTTGAAAGCTAATTATTAGACTAAATGTTCAAATTGAGGCTAAATGTTTATgcacttttttaattaagggTCAAACATTTCAATTGTAACcataaaaagtcaaatatttttgGTGCCTTAAAATTAAGGGCTAAGGTGAGAAGTGTCTGGTGCATGTAGGATAGATGCATGACATAAATgctaaattttcaacatgacgtaTAACAATTAAATCTTCAATACAACGTATAACAACTACATTTCTCAATATTACgtgtaacaattaaattttaaaacatgcCATATAAcactatattttttaaagttgtCATGTTATCAGCTCACACGATTTTCTGTTGTGTGTAATAAATGCTCAATCCACTTATCAACTTAGCCCTTAATTATAATGAATCGAAAACATTTGGCCtttaattattgtaattgaaatgtttggcctttatttgaaaaaaatgccCAAATGTTTAGCCTTAATTTGAACATTTAGCCTAATTATAACAGCAAAACATATGATAGGTAAAATgcatataaatttattactaCAATATGAAGTTAACGACAATTGATATGGTGGAGTAACAATACCACTTATATATCTTGCGAAATATAgtaattttaagatgaaatgtCTATCCTTTTAATACTAATAGattcaaaacaattaaaatgaaatcctAAGATGTAATTTACTTTTGAATTTACTTTAGTCCTATATTTCAAATAACTAACCATATGAGTTGAAATGTATTATTGTTATGAAGATATTGACATGATTAAATGATATGAAACATGAATAGTATCCTGGAATTAAGGGAATCACCCAAATAATGACATAATTGAAGCCAACCACAACAATAATAACAATAGAGAAAAGCTTTAGAAGATGTAAATGTAGAAAGCTCTTGAACAGGAAAAATCAGTAAAGGCAacttgaaattaaataaagacTTTACACTATTCGAACTGAAAATTCAACATGTTAAGCAACAATCATTGAGCTAACAACCTCAAGAGAGGTGAGGTGTCATACCTGACAATCTAAAACAGTAGACAAAAGAAATGGATATGATCTATCCTTGAAACTCTTtactggaaaaaaaaatatcataaatcGAAATAAAATCATTAAGGCCATTTGTTTGAGAAAAGGGTTTCTTCTCTTCACTCTTATCTTTATATAGTCAAAATTTGGTCAAAATATCTCATAGGttcttatattataaattttttttatcaatttaatcccttaattttaaaattgattaatttaatttttatattttgagattttgtGCAATTGAATTTCTCTGTCTAGCTCCGTCTAAAGTTATCCTTTTACCCTTTTTGTAAAAACactcatttttctcatttctttttgtttttcccaAATAggattttaatgaaatataaactgatttttaaaaaggacaaaatttaaattcttgGTATAAAAAGGACGAAATTGCTCTTTTTAAATCTCtaatttgatttgacaaaaattgtaaaataaatttttataagaataaattattaactttatgcgtatataaaaatttggaaTTCTGCcgtttattttgtatttattattttatcgtCGATGCTTGAGATATCTGTTGATTTATTTTCCCATTTGATTGATCGactttaatttatatatcttgTGATTGTTGTTGTCTTGATGCATGGTGTATGCTTATTGTGAGTATTGTGGTATTGCGTAATTTGTTACTTGAGTTCCAACAATAAATTGACACATAAAttatcattcttttttttttttgcttttttttttctaaccTATTTTGCAATGTATATCTATATACAAAGATACAAATAGATTAGCTTAATTTCTCAATGAGGCAAAGGTTGGAATCATTACTTTTTCTGGTCATCAGCTGCCAGTTCCTAAGTAGAATTGAGATGATGAGAGAGGAGTTTGGAATTTGGTTGCAAGCATGAGTCTTGAAGGCTcaaattgcacccaaattgggGTCCAAAAGCCTCCCAATACCACTGGCCTAAAACCAGCCCACAATGGAACACGACTACTTCTTAATATAACTTGTTCTTAATAGTTTAACTCATATAACTTAATATATCCAACCCATTTAAAGGCATTTATCGAATATTCAACatttaaaagttataaaacataatactATTTGTGTTTAAATAGTTAATGTTTTTGTGTCTAAACAGATAAATCATGTCATGATACAAAatcacttttattttgaataaactttttaattgtttcgTATCATATAACTTTAGCAAATAATGTattttgtacatgtgtaaagATTTTACATAAGCACGATGAATAAATTGTATCGCATTCATATCCATTCATTTATGTATTATATCCCTAGTTTGACTCTACTCTTTTATGAGTTACTAACACAAATTGCCATAACCTTAATTCTGaagtttttcctttatttattgaacaaatattcttattaaatttttgaaaatatttataattcgTTGTGATTTTTAATGCAATgaattcataaaattaaaaagtaaaacttatatatatatatatatatattatataaatgaaaCCACTAGATATTAGTGATGATAATCCTCGGCTTTTTGtcacttaaaataatttgattctagaaaagaaaaatgtctAAGGATATTAACGATGATGGATTGAGTACAAGTATGATCCAACTTTATATTGGATTTGTCCAATTATACAATGATTTGTTGGTTGATTTGTGTTTGTTATAATTGTTACTTATACATATAACTTcgtcaaaaaaaataataaataacattTTGACATTTGAATAGAATTAACCTCAACtcaatatgtatatttgaagAATTAACCTTAGCTCGCTCAGATGGTCGATATAATGTCTAAGGATATTCCAAGAGGGGacccattttcttcttcaagaataaCTAGCAAATTGTCTGTGGGTTTGAGGAATGATCGTGGTACATGGTACCTAAGTATAAAACATCAAGATTAGTAGAATTCTTGTGACTTAACAATAAAATGATACAATcaatcataaaattttaaatataataatagaactcaattaaaaaagttaatagctgaaaaagatattacaaattaattatttgttacGACATGTTCGAGAAATAAAATGATCATTACAAATACGATGTTGAAACCGTCTCTTGATAAATTATCAATATACAAATTGTGTATTGCAATAGATTTCAAATAACAAAGATCAGATTGATGTAagcattttaattaagtctggaaattaatatgttatatagcacttttcaatcaaataatcaataacatgattaaattatgaattaaGATTTACAAGCATATCAtatatttgtgtttttcaagtaaaacaaaaacataaaaattttaaattgaatactaattctattttaagtatatttaAACTTCATTTTAATGATATTCAAATATCTCCCAAATTAAtctaaagataaaattttagatcaaatttatattattatagtTTAACTCGATGCTTTGacctcattttttttccattgctttttccttgtttttacTTATTATTCTGTATTTGTTTACTTGTACTATATTCACTAACAATGAAATTATTAGATAATTATAAGTTATCAGACCCAGTACAAAGTTCTCTACACCTTCAGTTCTTTAGTGATTGTTTGTCTTCGATGCATGAACTTGAAATATATGATGCCAAAGGTTGAGAACAATAAGGAACTTACCAAGTTTGATAAGGTGAGCCTTGAGACGTAACAAATGAGACCCAATATCTGCCTATGCTTTGGCCATTAACCCATGCTTCACCTTTCCCCATTGAACCAAGATTTAGTCCAAGTGACTCATTTCCTGCTGGTGCATCAAATGAAGTCTGTGACagtatttgaatttttatgcATGGTAAGCATACTTATGTAAAACGTTTTATGATGTCAAAAATGcatctataatatatattattttaataaataaagacataatacttgaaaaatatctctaaactattttaaaaaatcccaataaactcttatatttttttattacgtttaatcaaatctttgtacttttattttaagttaaataaatttataattaatgattgactaattattattagtcaGAATACTTCAGTTTTATATCATGTGGTGTTGACATGACATTGATATGAAaggtaaaaaatataatatgattattttatcATGCCATATGATTAGTACATCACGTTATCACTCGTTATGACATGTCAACGTGTTATGTCAGTGTCACGTGACACAATTACCATCTTAACTAAGAATAGttagtcaatcattagttataaagatttatttaactcaaaataaaattataaagatttaattgaatgtaacaaaagaataaaaatttatttaattttgttttgaataatttagaaaattttttaaacattatatgttataaataattcaatCGGTTGTGTCGGGTTCCAACCTAAAACCTTAAACCCAAGCTTGGCTCATGTTGGGCTGGGCTTAAGGACTTAAATGGGCATGCTAGTCCTAATTAATTATACCTTATACCACGTAAGGGGATTAGGAGAAGTAAATGGTCTCCACTGAACTTTGCTTGATGTTTGCTCCAAGTAAATTTGCAGTTTCTCTCCTAATAGTCCAACCTATGCAAATCATAAGGTGTATCAATAACTCAATTAACGAAAGCAAAGTTATTGTTGTTGCATTTTGTGTTTTTAGTGTGAGAAAAGATACTACCTGGTATCCCCACGAATAGTTGGTTAAATCCTTAGAGTTCTGTATATCATGAATCCTTACCCTCCGAAGCCCGGCAACCCTACTCTCTAAATATGCACCAGAATCCTTCatatcaaaaggaaaaaaaaattattatgccAATGATAAACAATGGATGtaaaatttaagatatatGTACATGATATTaactcttaattaattaagaattaattAAGAGCTAATCATCAGCATGAAGATTAAAATAGTCGTACCGGTAATCCAACCATGACACTTAGGAGAGAGATGTTGTTGTTACCCTCGTTCAATGGAATTGTATTCTCCAATGTAAAACGTGTATTCTTATGACTTCCATGTGTAGATCCTACGCATTAACAAAATCAAGATTTTAGATTGTTAAGATTTTGCAGAATATCTAAGGAAAATAAGCaatcataataaatttttttttggtataatACCTAAAAAAGttcttaaactatttaaaaagatttaaataaattcttattcatttattgcattcaattaagttcttatacttttattttgaatcacaTAAACCCTTATTATAACAATAGTTGATTAGTTGTTATTACTTAAAGTGTCACAtgtcattttatgttatatgacATTAACATGGCATTTTCACCTTCCATGTCAACATTACATgaacataaaatgataagtgacaTTTGAACTTATAGCAATTAGTGATCTGTTAGCCATAAGGGTCTATTTGgtcaaaaataaaactataagAGCTTGACTGAACACAATAGAACAATAAGTgctgatttaaatttttttgaataactGAAGactttttcaaacattatgtcaatttctttcttacttGTTTGTTAATTATGAGTACAAGAACATACAGATAATTTGCTACAAGATTAAACAAATATCTGTTATATGTTCCTAATCAACAAAAGTATTCATCGTTCATATAAAACAAGAATCGGACTTACCTATTAAAACACCATTGACAAATGCATGTAAAGCATGCCCAGCCGAGTCCACCTTTAGAACTGCTTTACTATTTGATGATTCATGTCGATACATGGAAGTGTACCAAAGATAATCCGACATGTCTTTTGTGGTATTCATGTGCTCTAACAACGTATTGGATCTTTTTGATGTTTGTGCGAAGGTGGGAATAATGTCTCTGAATTCTTCCCACATTTCGGAACCATTAAACTTCTTGCCTGTTGTTATTGATCTGGTGTTGTTCTCAACATTTATCTATTTATGgcaaacaaaaacaacaaacaATCCAGTTCAATTATATacattcaaattcaattacttcaacttcatatttttccaaaattaaatttaggCTTGCCTTGGCAGTGTTGAAGGCTACATTCTTGCAATCAGGTAAAATGCTAATTGAATTTGGACTCAATTCATATGATGAGTTTTGAAAGGGCACAACAACAGTTTTTGTATCGTCATTGTTCACTAGAAAAGCAGCACATTCTCCTGATTTTTGTCGGTAGATGTAGCCCTACATTACAACATATTCATTCAACatgttttccatttttaattatttcacaaacaaaagaaaaaaaaacagatgCAAAGGAGTAGATACTCGATATTTATTGTTTACCGTTTGTCGTTCACCAAGGGAAAGCATAAATTGTGTTCCAAATAATATAGGATTTGAACATGACTTAATTGCCGCGTGCAACTCCTTCAAATGGCCCCATTTCGGCTGCCTAATCAAACCTACATGAATCAAGTGAGGCTATTAAATAAGTGTTTGTTTTTGTCTTTCGAGAGGAATATATAGTATTTGCAGAAAAGAGATTGTTTCACTGTCCTAAGCTCGAGTCTTTACAATAGGTTAGAGGGTTAAGTGATTAAAACATAAGAGCAGTTGATAATAGTTATTATTACTTGTTGTTTTTGTTAggttttagtttaattagaattctaaatcatatttgattaggattcaTGTTTGTGTACAACATCAACATTGAGTGGTTGTATGGTTTTAAACTTCTTCTACTCTGAATTTTTATACTGTAAAAGTGGATGTCTAGGCTTTCGAAGTGTGAGTAGTGCTTT from the Theobroma cacao cultivar B97-61/B2 chromosome 8, Criollo_cocoa_genome_V2, whole genome shotgun sequence genome contains:
- the LOC18593068 gene encoding beta-galactosidase 16; amino-acid sequence: MWPSLITKAKEGGLDMIQTYVFWNLHEPQKSQYNFNGRADLVRFIKEIQAQGLYASLRIGPFIEGEWNYGGLPFWLHDVPGIVYRSDNEPFKVHMQNFTTTIVNMVKSENLYASQGGPIILSQIENEYQLVEPAYHEKGPPYVKWAAEMAVGLQTGVPWMMCKQNDAPDPVINTCNGMKCGESFPGPNSSKKPWLWTENWTSRYQAYGEEPYTRSPQDIAFQVALFVARNGTFVNYYMYHGGTNFGRTTSSYVTTSYYDEGPLDEYGLIRQPKWGHLKELHAAIKSCSNPILFGTQFMLSLGERQTGYIYRQKSGECAAFLVNNDDTKTVVVPFQNSSYELSPNSISILPDCKNVAFNTAKINVENNTRSITTGKKFNGSEMWEEFRDIIPTFAQTSKRSNTLLEHMNTTKDMSDYLWYTSMYRHESSNSKAVLKVDSAGHALHAFVNGVLIGSTHGSHKNTRFTLENTIPLNEGNNNISLLSVMVGLPDSGAYLESRVAGLRRVRIHDIQNSKDLTNYSWGYQVGLLGEKLQIYLEQTSSKVQWRPFTSPNPLTWYKTSFDAPAGNESLGLNLGSMGKGEAWVNGQSIGRYWVSFVTSQGSPYQTWYHVPRSFLKPTDNLLVILEEENGSPLGISLDIISTI